The following are encoded in a window of Ictalurus punctatus breed USDA103 chromosome 13, Coco_2.0, whole genome shotgun sequence genomic DNA:
- the fbxl15 gene encoding F-box/LRR-repeat protein 15 produces MNDNHHRTAGVYTAVEAKPEEPPGCSKYQLLDLPWEDVLVTYVLCYLPLRHLVSLQRVSKTFRSLIQVYLANCRSFDPAQTGPHIPKEAFCSMLCDNKVLHSLSVHGCCDWITDDELLPVIGQNQQLQRVDLHGCVHLTRHALVAVALGCPRLQHLGLAHCEWVDNLALRSMADHCTELRTLDLTACRQLRDEALCYGVARWPMLRSLSVAINANITDTTVEEVAKRCRELEHLDLTGCLRVRNEAIRTVAEYCPKLQSLKVNHCHNVNESSLGVLRRRNVEIDVEPPLQRALVLLQNVVGFAPFINLQI; encoded by the exons GTATCAGCTGTTAGACCTGCCCTGGGAGGACGTCCTCGTGACATATGTACTATGTTACTTGCCTTTACGACACCTGGTCAGCCTACAGCGAGTGAGCAAGACCTTCCGCTCTCTAATTCAGGTTTATCTGGCCAACTGCCGCTCGTTCGACCCTGCACAG ACAGGTCCTCACATTCCTAAGGAAGCTTTTTGTTCCATGCTCTGCGATAATAAAGTTCTGCATAGCCTCTCTGTACACGGCTGCTGTGACTGGATCACTGATGATGAGCTACTtcctgtgattggtcagaaccaGCAGCTGCAGCGTGTGGACCTACACGGTTGTGTTCACCTCACTCGGCACGCTCTGGTGGCTGTGGCTCTGGGCTGCCCCCGCCTGCAGCACCTGGGCCTGGCACACTGCGAGTGGGTGGATAACCTGGCGCTGCGGAGCATGGCAGATCACTGCACCGAGCTGCGCACCCTGGACCTCACTGCCTGCAGGCAGCTGAGAGACGAGGCCTTGTGTTATGGGGTGGCACGCTGGCCCATGTTGCGCTCGCTCTCTGTGGCCATCAATGCCAACATCACAGACACGACTGTGGAGGAGGTGGCCAAGCGCTGCAGGGAGCTCGAGCATCTCGACCTGACCGGCTGTCTGAGGGTTCGCAACGAGGCCATCCG gaCCGTGGCTGAGTACTGCCCTAAACTGCAGTCTCTGAAGGTGAATCACTGTCATAACGTTAACGAGTCCAGTCTAGGTGTGCTACGAAGGCGGAATGTAGAGATCGACGTGGAACCTCCTCTCCAGAGGGCGTTGGTGCTGCTACAGAACGTGGTGGGCTTCGCTCCCTTCATCAACCTACAGATATAA